Within the Eucalyptus grandis isolate ANBG69807.140 chromosome 1, ASM1654582v1, whole genome shotgun sequence genome, the region GCCGGCTGAGCAGGGCCTCGAGCTCCTTCCGCGAGAGGATCCGTCGCCGTCCCGGTCGATGAGCCCGAACgcgcgggcgagctcgaggttGCTGCCGGCCCAGaccccgcccccgccgccgccgccgccgccgccgccgccggccgaggACGCTGGTCGGGGTCAGGGACTCGCCCTTgaggacggaggaggaggattcgtccgaggaggaggaggacgacgaggCGGCGCCGAAGGAAGGCGTTTCGGGCGGGACGCGACGGATCGGCCCTTCCGGGACCCGAAGAGGTGCTTAGGGCTGAGCTTGAGCGCCTTGGAGGTGATCTTGACGAGCCTCATGGCGAGctagagctagagagagaaagtgaatgCGACGGTagttgaggagagagagagagagagagtggagaaaagagagagcggTGGTGGAAAGTGGTAGGAAGGTGGAGGTGCTTAAATGATGGAGTGGGGAGTCCGGAGACTGCAATGGCAGCAGCTTCCGCGAAGCTTCGTGTAGATAATTTCTGAGAGGTATTTATAGGATGTGAATACTGCCCTGGGCCCCACCCtggaaggacaaaaaaaaaactccaatttGGGTATTAGTaaattttatctctcttttttttttttctattccttttcgtAGTGGGACAGTTGGACTTTAAGCACCtacttaattttcatttatttacatTAACAAGTGTCCGCAATACTTATTAGGTACGTTCCACATTAggatattaattaaaaaatggtATGAAAAATGCCGATATAAtgcaaattatatttttttcattaccCTTTTGCTGCGGACTAAtgatcataaaaatatataaatcgaTTGTACGTTGAAAATGCATCACTGTAATAATTTGTTTatgagtttttcattttttctctctcttttatggTTAGACAAAACTTGTAGTGATTCACGATAGACGACTCCAATGATTGGTTTGGCCTCCGACATTAGGAGGAAAACACTTCGAACCACGGATATCGCCAATTAATTATCATTATATACGTGTTATCAATCTCGTCACAGTTGATTCGATACATACAAACATacattttgcttttattttctattgCTCAATTACATCGCATTTCGCTATCATGCCCCCGGCATAAAATAACTTCTGCAATGTTCGAAGGTGTTCATTAAAATGCGAGCAAGGTGGTTGCCTGCTTTCTTGCTTTCACCGCGAAAGCGACGCTTCTCGGCGTCGGTTGCCACCTGGAAAGTGGCTTCGGATGTTTTTGCCACACGGGATGGGATGCCCTTGAGAAGACACTATGGTTGCCAGCGCCCTTCTAAGCAGAATTGTGAATTCAGATTGGAAAATTACCCAAAAGGAAAGGGCTCTTGAGGAATCCTCAGGAATCTGATTTCCTCATGGTTGCCAGACAATGATTTGGATGAAGAGGTGGGTGTTTGGACTTTGCTGACCCAAATAATTGGCATGCCTTTCTAGGTAGAAAGAATAAGGAAATTtgtcaaaaccaaaaaaataataattataaaaattagaggAGGAATAggaaaatgatatatatatatatatatatatatatatatatatatatataagtatgtatgtatatatgtgtgtgtgaaTCATACTGGTTAATTCAATAGAAGAGATAAGATACTCGTGTCGTGATTTTTCACAACATGTTAATCTTTTAGATAGTAAAATGCCATGGTTGATAGAGCCAATCGAAGTCGATAATTAAGAGTCCCTCGTcttctagaaaataataaaggcTAGATAGATAGACTCTATTTGAGTTTTTCTGTGTCACGGAATTCTTTATATTTTAAGTAGATGGtttaaaggtaaaaaaaaagagagagaaaagaatgggagatccaatttcaatttcaggGAACGCATGTTTGTAGCATGAATCTAATTCTTTATCATGGGTGTTCTAAGCAACAAAGATACATTGATTCCTCGCGTTAAGCTTCAAGGAGTGGAAATAAAGAATCCAAAGATGGCATGATTCACATGGACTAGACTTCTAGATTTGCCCACCAACTTGGAataaattgatccatttttctttttaaattcctTTTCATTCTTATCTTTGTAATCACAACAATATATTATTTGTGATCGAGAATACCGTCGTGTGAGCGTTGAAATAACATGTATGCCGTGTATAGTAATAAATCTCACTAAACTTTTTTTCACTCGATGACATGATGATGCTATGTGAGATTTCTCAATAAATTAATTACAGAATGTGGGAGTACGAGTCTCGCGTGTTTCAATACTATCGAGCTCATATGATTTCACATGAATTAGAATGAGATTGGATCAGATTCGTAAGAACCGACCTCTACCCCACTTACCAAGTATATGGTCCGCTTTTTGGTTACATGACTCATCTACTCCATGTCCTCATGATTTTGTTCTTATGGATTTCGCTCAAAAAAAGGCCTCATTGTTTATTAAGACCGATGCTACTCTTTATATAGTACATTACCTCACCGTCTTCATATGATGTAGGATTCGATTCATTTTTATCTCCTTCACCATTTTCGAGGTGAAGCCGCACTCCCATCTCTCGTAAAATCGGGTCATTATAGGATTAGTAAGGAATGGGGTTGAAGGCGAGTAAGGTGAATGAGTTGACATTAGGCTAAGCCAAGAGGCTACTAATCCACCtgatatttttggtgaaaacCCCTGTTGAATACGTGTGCATATTCCAAGCATCTTCCAAGGTGCTCTTCAAGTTTTATCGAAAGGACATTAGTGGCAATGTCGACGGGTccaatttctccatttttcgtCTGCTCGGTGGTGGTGGGGTTGTGCACGTCTAGTTCATCGACCCGATCACTTGTGGTCGAAAATCATTATCTGTGCACCTCCTTATGATAAATCTACGACGCCGTCCACTTCGTAAACAGGAACATTTCTTGAGATTGATGGAGACATCGGATTACACGACGTTGCGAGGACGTAAAAAAAGAGTTGGAAAATTCCGAGAAGGATGTTTCGCGATGCCGTCTTGAAGATTGCAATATCTCCTATAGAACTCGCAGGCCGACACGATAGACACTAGCGAAAATCCCGTCAACACGACACCATGTCTATGCTCTAATCTTCCACGCTTAGTTTGTCTACTGGGCGATGGATGAGCACGATTCAAGCCTTGAAAATGCTCAGGTTAGTGTGGTTGGACAATCACGAATCAACTTCAATACGCGTCCCAACCCCAGAAGGTGCACATTTGCCATAGAATGGAGGACGTGTTCACGTGGATTTCGAATTCTGTGCAAACACCATGTCGCTGTATGGACCATCGGAGTTTTATTACCAATACTAATAAAATAGAGAGCAAACttcaatataatttctttttttggaaaaaaaaaaaaaccctaatcgtATAAAAATACGGTAGATCTTCTTCAATCGAGACGAACAAAAGACGTGCGTTGATATAAATAAACGAGCCTAATACACATGCATTCTCTCGAAACTTTTCTAATTATTATATTCGGATGTGCACAATTAACCTGCCCCTTTAATTTCTTCGATTAAGTACTATTTAATTTCCCTAAAGCTACGACAGCATTGTACTTGTTTGAAACGACATAAGACGAGGTCGTCTTTCTAGAATAACAGGAAACAAGAGAAAGCGAGAATGGAAAagcaaagaggaaaagagacgACAAAGGGTGGTTTAAACCGTTCAAAGCGAACGCACGTTCCGAACAGCGTCGCTTGGGAATTTTGAAGGTGCTGAACAGCGCGACGCCCTCAAAACCTTCGCCTCCTGTCGCCGACAGGAAACCGCACGCCGAAAAGTTTCGGCCCACAGACTTAAACTACtattcttcgtcttcttctttttcttctgaagTGCCCGTTTTTCATGGATTTGTCTAGAATCTCATGACCCTTTTGCTCGATTTTCTACCGAAGTTATCGATTCGATGATGGAAATTATCAGCATAGAGTTACTGGTATACTGGTATACGTAGAGGACAAAGCCCGTGCATCGTGGATGTGTAGCTATTGCGACATAATATATGCACATTGTCTATTTCATAGGATTGTAGATGAATCGATTttctctgtattttttttttttttttgaagagaaGTAAAATGTACGTTCAAGTTTAGAATCTCGAGTATGAGCAAGTGATTTTCAAGAAACATGGCTACAATGGCAAATCTTATTCTTTATGACTGTTTTTGGTTGGTTATATTTTGACGTCAGCGAATGTTAGTAGAATGACGGAAGTCCCTGACGTAAAAGAGAAATGCATTAGTTGGTGAGGGAGGATGCAAAAATGGAACTCGAGACCCGTTTTGGTTCTGAgtaaaaattgaaatgcaaaaCTATATGATTCGATCCACCCATGAGCAGCTGCATTGCTATTTGTTCTCTCCTACTTCGATGCGGTCAAGACTTCGAATTCCCGCATTACTATCACGATTTAAGTAAGTGGATTGCTAAACCAGCTTCCTCCAAGATATAGTCATCTAAATAGTAACAGCGAGATCCGACGGTGCCACCGGGCACCGGCGGACCACGTGACCTGATTAGCGTAAGTGAAAGAAGGCTCTGACGAATCCtcgattacaaaaaaaaaaaaaaaaaaatatatatgatttgAAACTCTATCTAAACAAGATAATTAAGAAATTTACGTCCTTCCTTCGTTTTCTCACTCATTGTATGAGCAAGAACAGCTGGTCAACCTAGTCTCGATCCTAATTTTGAAGTCATCAAGATCGTTGTGGAGTTTAACTCAAATTAtacgtttctttttctttttctttttttttgagcaagaaCTCAAATTATACGTTTCAACTTGATATTTTGTAAGCCGACTACTGCTCAAAGTTCTTCGTACACACGGCCTAAACGACATAAGCCAGGTGTCACTCACAGGCCCATATGCTCATCTCTGATCTAGTACTGACTTGTCGTGTTCGAATTCTTTCCTTGACTAGAATCGAGATATTTTTTCACCATAGCTGCAGTAAGTCAAGCCAAAGTCTAATGTGACAACTGTTCATCACAGTACCAAGTTCGACAAAGTTTAAAGTATGCACGGAGCCCGAAACAATGAAAGTTCATGCAGAGTCAAACGAGGGGCGAAACCCGTCTTGCAATCCGAGACCCGTGAAAGCAAAACCCATCATTAAATAAATGCGTTTGTCCTTCTCCGAAAGCTGTAAAGCGCGAAAAACCAGTCGATCACTTTAAGCGTGTAAGTAATTTCGTCGATTAAAACCAGTTTAGCCAGGTACCGTATCTTATCGATTGCCCGTGCTGTAAGCTAAGACAGGCTACAGCACTGGTTGGAGCCACAGACGGGCCCACTCAAGGAATTCCCATTCGAAAAAGAGGTAGCATGATTGATTGACGGATTGGTGTCCATTCTTTTTCACGGTCGTTTTCAGATACTAGCTGGTAGATGGGGATTTTGCTTGAGCTAGTGCGCAACCTCCAAACGAGGCGATTTGGACATTTCCCACAGAAAAGCTGTCCCTCCCTTGGACTTGGTCCTGTGAATCTGCACGATATGGCTCACCATTCCGCACTCAGAAAAGGCCCTCTCCTTTCCAGATACTCCCAAGTCGGCATGGAGAACCACCCTTTTCTGCAACCGAACcgtatataaaaaataaaataaaagtgcGGTCCCGCCCTGTGCTGAGCTCATTGTATGCGACGGCATTCGTATCTCTAGCAGTATCTTCGTACACCTCAAAGATTATGTATTGATGGGTCGCTCTCTATGTAATGCTCTCTACGACGTATCCCGCTGATGCTCAGGTAAAGGGAAACGTAGAGACAAgatatgcatatatgtataCATCGCACGCATTAGACGACAGTTACTTAGACATCGCATGAATCCATAATGACGACAGCTTGAAAATGATCCGAGTAGGCGTGTTTGATCATCAGAGCCTTCCCACTCGTGAAGCTGAGATTACCGATTAATGGCTTAATTCATAGCTACTTGCACGCTAGAAGTTGAAGCAGCAGCACCGGCCACTGTGTGAAAAGGTGAGATAATCATTTATCTATTCAGTCTCATGCAGATTAGACATGCCCCGTGAGAAATTTTTGTCCATATACTTCGAATTTCTGCATCGCAGCCTTCAGTTAGATCATAAAATATACAGAAAACAGTCAAAAAAACGCGGTCAAGTCTGGTATCATTTCACATGGAACCCCTTCATCCGCCTTATCAGTAAAATGATGGCTCACTTCTGGTAACATCATCGTGATGAACTCATAATTATCCAGATGCATCATCTAAGCTCTCTCAACATGAGCATGAAATCCTAAACATGACGGCAGGTGATATTGAATGACTTgaatcaaaatgacaaaatgtGCATACCACTAAACATTCCTAATTTTTAACAAGCTACCTcatgagcaagagagagagagcaatttctaattcaagaacagaaaaaaattcGGAGTTACTGACTTCTCGACCGCAGATTGCACCACCTATTATGCAACTCGACTCACTCTAATGCCGAAAAGCAAAAACAGCATGAGGAAATTCCTATGCAACCTCAACTGTTCAAGTTGGCTTTGATTGGTGAGCAGCATATGCAAACGAGAAATGAGACTCAGAGTCCACTCATTGAGGTCGTGAAGACGCTCCATCTGCATGGATCTGTTCATTTCTGTAATTTGCATCATCAGCATGACCTGAGATGTTATTGCCATCTAGAGTAGTAAGATTTGAGCCGCTTTCACCGTTTGTATCGTCATCGCTAGATTCGGATGCCGAACTCACATCCATCTCCTTCTCCGGCGAATCCAGTTGCAAGCATTCAGGGACTTCGCAACTGCAGTCCCCACTTCTATTTGGCGATGCCAGATCCTCCCTTCGCACGACGTTGAGCACGAACCCATCAGGAACCCTTTCTGCCTGTAAAGATCACCTTCATTGACTGTTATGCTCGAGCTGTTTCTAGTCCCTAGATCCCTCTGGTCAAACTCCATTCCCTCTGAACTCCGGTCTGGTGTGGTCACCCGCGAGGTTTGGACAAATGGGTCTCTTCCCATCTGAGCATTGATGGAATTTGGACTTGGCAACATCTTCAGTTCAAAGTCAATGTCCAAATTCTGGACATAATCGATGAACTTATTTGCTGATGCAGTCCTCATCAATGGGCCACCTGACCTCGTCCACGAATTCAAATCAACATTCTCCGATTCGCTGTCGCTTCCGTCATGCCTGTGAGCCAGTATATTTCTGCCTGACAATCCTCCTGATGCATGAAAACCACTTCCCTGAGGATGTAAGGAGGAAGTCACATCATTGAGGATATATTCCTCCAGGGATCCTGTTGAGTTTTCTCGAGCAAGGCAATTCCATGAAGGGATTCTCCTAGAAGCATTGAACCTGACTGTTGGCTAAACCGTGAGAAGAAGCAGCTGCTGCTCTCTCGGCGCTTCTTTTGAGCCTGCGCATGTGGTTTAGGACCGCAACACATTCATCAAGAGCAAGTTCAATGCCACAATTGGCTTTTATGGCCGAGAGCTTCTCCCAAGTGCACCTCCTCCCCTGATTGACCGCCTTTTGCAGTTCCACAACAGATGGATTTTGTAGCATCTTTGAGTACTGGCCATAAGGAGAGGAATAAGAATGAGCAACCACTCACCAACCCACTATAGCTAAAAATATGTAATACTTCCAGAAGAATTAAGGACCCATGTTACGATACAATGATATGCTGTTACAGCTggttaaaaatttccaaacactTAAAGAGCTTCTGCACAGAATGCAGGACCTCAACAATACCAACAGTAGGCACATACCTGAGCAAGTGTTGCAGGCATAACAACCGTGACATCACCCTCCCAATCTTGAGCAAACAGCTGGGCTATTCCTCCCAGAGGAAAACCAAGTTCCAGGACCTGGTTGCATCTATGTTTTACCTCCATCTCAGCAAGGTGAGCAAGCTGCACAACCAACCATGGCATGTCATTTTCATCTTAGGACAGACTAACTTTGATAAGCAAACATGAGCGCATCAAGTCAGGCTGAGAAAACATGCTCAAGCTCAAAAGGTCCTGATTGTTAGGAGGTGAAGCACAGATTATATTCAGTAAAACTAGTAAAGCAGTAGATTTTTACAATGAAACATGACGTTTGAAATGGCATGTCTGCAGCTCTATTATTTACTACTGACACAAACTGAACACATCACTCAAAAGATTAGGAATTGATGTGCCACTTTTAGTGAATCTGTCGACCGACTACTAAACTTAAGCGTCCACAATTAGGTGAGGTATGCATATGCCGGCATGCCCCCAGAGGACGAAGATAAAGGAATGCAGTGTCCCCTGATAATGGTCGGAAAAAGAACATATCAATCTGCACAAGCAACTCAAGCAACAAATAACACAAGCACTGTGATCCAAATCGAGAAGAGGAGTTCAGATAAGAACACCACAGGATGCATGTTGCACCCCATGGAGACATACCTTGGCTGCAAAGTTTCCTCCATAAGCTCTAACAAGTTCCTTGAGCCTTAAAAGTGGTGCAATATGAGGGTTTGCCTGACTGACGATGAAATGATTGACGTTGAACAGCTCTTTCAGCTGCATCATTGGCAAATCAATCTCCAAGCTACCATCCCTCCACCGACGCATAGATGGGCCTGAACCCTCCTCTGGTTCTAAATTAAATGGCGGATGGTATGGAACAATTTCTCCGCTCCGATCCTTCGCCATTAGTTCCTGAGCTTCAAAAAGACCAGGGAAGGCACAAGAGGCGGTCACTGCACTCATATCACCACGTGAGGCGAAGTCAAGTAATTGAGGCATCTAGGGGGCTCATGCTTCCTTGGCGAGCACACCGTTATCCCAAGAACTCGTCCAGTCATGTCATATGCTTCTTGAAACGTAAGATTGCTGGTGAGGTGCCTCAACATCCATTGCAAGTGTCTGATCTCATGAACGGCTCCTTGTGTCATAACCCTTTTCACAACTGTAAAAATGCCACCTAATTGATCGAAGAACTGCAACGAGTGCAAAGAATCCTCAAAGAAACTCTGGAGCTCAGGCCAAGACCTAGTTGCAACGACGGCGCACATGACGGATCCAACACTGGAGCCTGCAATTATTCTAGGTAAAAGCTTGTGCTCCACCAACGTTTCACCACGCCAATGTGAAATGCTCCGAGGGACGCTCCTCCACTCAAAGCAAAGCCGTCCTGCCAAAGGCATGCCTAGTTTCGTGCATGAAAGAAAGCTTCTCTTCCAAAGAGAGCTCTTCAGAATCTGATTCGCACACCATTCTTAACTGTGTCGACACCTCATCGATGTAGTCCTTTATGAGCTTCGGCACTTGAAGCCTCCCTTTGTGAAGCTCGGGATTGCACATGTTGCCAAGATTTCTCACTAGATCGGCTCTCATGCAAAAGATGATATCTCGCATAGATCCCTCCTGGCGACGATGGCGGAGCTCTTGAAGCTTATTCCTCACCAGTTCTTCATCATAAAGGTCACAATCATTCATCCTTGGCGTCTCCTTATCAAGCATCTTCGCAGCATGAGCCCACCCTCGTAGGTCAGCGCGGTTCTCATCATATTCCTCCAAAACTTCCTCCGGTAGGCCATTTCGGCCCTCACTTTTACATTGGTGTACCGTTTCAACAAGAAAGCAACTATGGTCACCATCGCTAGGATTCCTTGCGGATTTCTTGGATGCAACCAAGAAAACACTGGGGCCACCATGGCTCTTATCCTATGGTAGTAAGCCAAAAGTACACGCAAGATTTCGTGTTGCAGATGGAACAGGGATTTACAGAACAGAATCCTAAAAGCAATCGTTCGCCCCATGATTGTTGAAGGGCCGATGGAGAACCGATCGACAGTCGCCTCATTGCTTATATCCATGCCTCAACGCATAAACTCTAAACCCTCTATTTCCTGATATGTCGAACTAAACTTGCCAAATGAACGGAACGGGGAATAGTTTCGTAATTCTCCAAATGGCTCAGTTGTGCTGGGAAAGGTGGCGGCTTTCCTGAGAAATAGATTTCTTTTCTTACGCAGGAGAGGGGGGAAATctataaaaaggagaaatttgCGAACTCGCGCTTCTTACAGAATTTTAATGAGGCCAAAACAGGAACCAAGCGATTAAACTGGATTTCATTCCTAACCTATAATCGCCAACTGATCAAACCTCAACCTAAGACCACACGAAGATAGCAAACAAAAGGCAATATCAACAAGCGTTCTTTATACGTAGGAGGAACTCAAAACAGAAAGAAACGTAGTTCGCAAATTCGTTAAAGCCCAAACAAGAACGGAACCACGAGCCAATCTGACCTCAAAACGCTCGAAACCTTCAGGACCCAGCATCCAGGATCAATGCCATCCGCATCCAAGATCCCAACCAGCTATCGAACCGATCCGCAAGAACCCAGATCAGCACCCTCCGAggcaaatgcaaaaataaataaataaataaagtcttTTTTAAAATGCGGAGTGGCAGAGAAGGGATGGGGTTGGCATCGGTGGGGAAGATGCAGAATCTCGGGAACGGTGAAGGAAGAGATAAACATTATGGGAGTGACGTAGAGTCGAATAGGCAGAGACGTGGGGCGACGACTTTGGATGGATTGAAGTCGACAAAACTGAAAGCTCCTCCCCATCCCGGCGATTCAATCCAAAGGGGGAGCGGAAgcgggaagaaaagaaagagaataaaggAAGAAAGCACTGCGGATGACGAAAGGGActctcccttttttcctttctggcGTGCGCTGCGAGTCAAAGAGCGGTTAAATCTGGGAGCTTTCCATTTATGGCATGCGACGCTTGACAATGATGTCCCCGATGTTGCGGCTCCGTGTCGGGAAAAAGTTTAATGATGTAAGCGAGGGTCCGATCTCAAAGTTTTCGCCGAAGAAGAGACAGAATTCAACAAAGACGACATGGCGAGCGTAACTGTAAATAAACCGAAAATGGGTGGCGATTTACCCCGGGAGGAGATGGAGGGATTTGtgtattttccttcttcttttttcgaatTCTGTGTGGATTGTATATATTCCTGTGCGCCACATCTTATGAAATGGGACGATAGTTTCAACCCCCTACAATTACATCCATCCGATTTTTACTAAGAGACGAAATTACCCTCTGTTATTCAGTTGAAACGCTTTAAAGTGatgaattctaaattaatttcaaattcatgaccaatttattaaatataattaatccaTATAATAACTCAACCGGTCATATATGatttaaaaataagtttatcaTCTATTTTGACAAGTGAAGATGTccacttatttttataagtcaGCTCATCCGAATAAAAAGTACTTACGAAAGCGTGGAAAATGAAACATGAGCACTGGCTCAAGATATTTTTTGAACCGATCTTACATACATTATACAACTcagtaacaattttttttattatccagTGTGCTCTACTTTCACGGTGGTCATTGTTTGAGAGACTTTTCATACAAGTAATGACActagaaaataaagagaaaaaatgacaaaataattgTTATAACTTCTGTTATAAACCCTTAATAAAGCAGAGAAGCAGCAGAAAATGCGAGTGTTGTTTCGAAGCTATTGAGCCCAGACCAGTAGACAGTAGATACGAGGAAAATTTGGCATTACATTATCTGGGCCATGGCCCATCAAAAGTGATATTTGGGGAATTGGATACTTGGATTGAAGAAGCTATCGAGCCTGTTATTCGTAACCTGGTCCAATAGAGATGACAAACATAGAGtcttaataataaaataattttccatccCCTAATAGTATTGTTAAtgaaattcattcattttgaaGATCTAGACAATATACGGATTTCTCGATACGATTTATATAGATTTCCAATAAACCAATTCTAATTTTCAAGGGTTAAGCACGTCCAATTTTAGAATGGAACGTAGATTTTGTTAATAGAAGTAACATGATATTTCATAATTTAGACAACATATGAGTTTCTTGTTATAATGTATGAAGATTtctaataaatcaattttaattttgttctcCCAGAGATATTCGTCATCTATCCGTACCATTTATCAAGAAACCCGCATCAAGCGAACagggaaaattaataaaacacaACTGCTGGAGACGAACTAATGCATCAAATTCAAAGCCCTAATTCTGCACCCACAGGATCTTGAAACGAGCCGACTGATTTGTATTTTCGGACCAGAAACTTCGTTTTGCGAAAAACAAGGCATGGGCAGAAGTAATTTCAGAATAGGAAGCTTGTCTTTCCTAGTACTTCATATATGGAAACCCAATATTACAAGTCAATATGCGCAACGCCGCACCGATTGACGTACGAACGTGGAAGCCAAGTCACGTATTCCGCCTGTTTCGTCTCCTATAAACTCCGCCGCCGTCTCCGAAAAGCCCCAAAACCACACGGGCACACACGAAAAACTACAGTC harbors:
- the LOC104444463 gene encoding LOW QUALITY PROTEIN: triacylglycerol lipase SDP1 (The sequence of the model RefSeq protein was modified relative to this genomic sequence to represent the inferred CDS: inserted 7 bases in 6 codons) encodes the protein MDISNEATVDRFSIGPSTIMGRTIAFRILFCKSLFHLQHEILRVLLAYYHRIRAMVAPVFSWLHPRNPQGILAMVTIVAFLLKRYTNVKVRAEMAYRRKFWRNMMRTALTYEXWAHAAKMLDKETPRMNDCDLYDEELVRNKLQELRHRRQEGSMRDIIFCMRADLVRNLGNMCNPELHKGRLQVPKLIKDYIDEVSTQLRMVCESDSEELSLEEKLSFMHETRHAFGRTALXLSGGASLGAFHIGVVXTLVEHKLLPRIIAGSSVGSVMCAVVATRSWPELQSFFEDSLHSLQFFDQLGGIFTVVKRVMTQGAVHEIRHLQWMLRHLTSNLTFQEAYDMTGRVLGITVCSPRKHEPPRCLNYLTSPHVVIXSAVTASCAFPGLFEAQELMAKDRSGEIVPYHPPFNLEPEEGSGPSMRRWRDGSLEIDLPMMQLKELFNVNHFIVSQANPHIAPLLRLKELVRAYGGNFAAKLAHLAEMEVKHRCNQVLELGFPLGGIAQLFAQDWEGDVTVVMPATLAQYSKMLQNPSVVELQKAVNQGRRCTWEKLSAIKANCGIELALDECVAVLNHMRRLKRSAERAAAASSHGLAXTVRFNASRRIPSWNCLARENSTGSLEEYILNDVTSSLHPQGSGFHASGGLSGRNILAHRHDGSDSESENVDLNSWTRSGGPLMRTASANKFIDYVQNLDIDFELKMLPSPNSINAQMGRDPFVQTSRVTTPDRSSEGMEFDQRDLGTRNSSSITVNEGDXLQAERVPDGFVLNVVRREDLASPNRSGDCSCEVPECLQLDSPEKEMDVSSASESSDDDTNGESGSNLTTLDGNNISGHADDANYRNEQIHADGASSRPQ